Below is a window of Spelaeicoccus albus DNA.
AACTGTCCTTGTTCGGCGCGGCCTCGGCCGCAACCCGTTTGACGACGCCGTTGGCGGTGCCGAGTGCGAACCCGGGCCCGGACTCGCCGAGCGGTACGAGCCCGATGAGCTTTTCGTTCTTCTCCAGGGACAGGAATTCACGGATCGGCGCTCCGCCGGACACATTGACCCGTTGCGCGGCCGGCGGCAGCGTGGGCATGTCGAGAACCGGGAGCTTGATCAGCCGTCCGGCCGACGTGACGGCGCCGACGTCGCCTCGGGCCGTGGCGGCGATCTGACTGACGAGCGCATCGTGTTTCGTGCGTTTGCCTTCGGCGGGCAGCGGAGTCAGATCGGTGCTGCGGGCGATGAGGCCGGACGTCGACAGCAGCACCCAGCACGGATCGTCGGGTATTTCCAAAGGCGCAGCACTCTTGCCGCCCTGCCCGGCGGCGACGGTCGGCGGGGCGGCGGAGGCCTCCAGAAGGATCGTGCGCCGCGGCGTGGCGAACTCCTCGGCGACTTCGCCCAATTCGGTCGACACCACCTGGCGCAGCAAGGAGTCGTCGCCGAGGATTTCCTTGAGGCGTTCGATCTCGCTGCGCAGTTCGTCGCGTTCGGCTTCCAGATCGATCGTCGAGAACTTGGTCAGCCGGCGCAGCTGCAGATCGAGGATGTACGTCGCTTGCGCGTCGGAGAGGTCGAAGACTGTCATCAACCGGGTCTTGGCCTGGTTCGAGTCATCGCTCGACCGGATCAGTTGGATCACCTCGTCGATGTCGACGATGGCGATCAGCAGGCCTTCGACGAGGTGCAGGCGGGCCTCGTTCTTGGCCAACCGGAACTTCGATCGGCGGCTGACGACGGCAAGCCGGTGCTCGATGTACACCTCGAGCAGTTCCTTGAGCCCGAGGGTTTGCGGCTGCCCGTCGACAAGCGTGACGTTGTTGATGCCGAACGAGTCCTCCATGGGCGTCACCCGGTAGAGCGTCTCGAGCACGGCGTCCGGATTGAACCCGTTCTTCAGTTCGATGACGAGCCGCAGGCCGTGATGCCGGTCGGAGAAGTCGTCGATGTTCGTCACGCCGGTCAGCTTGCCGGCCTTGTACGCGTCCTTGACCTTGTCACTGACCTTTTCCGGCCCGACCATGTACGGCAGCTCGGTGACCACGATTCCCTTTTTGCGGGCCGTGACGTTTTCCACAGTGCACGTTGCCCGGGTCTTGAACGAGCCGCGCCCCGTCGCGTACGCCTGCCGGATGCCCTCCAAGCCGATGATGCGCCCACCGGACGGCAGATCCGGTCCGGGCACGAACTTCATCAACTCATCGAGGGTGGCGTCGGGGTGCGCAATCAAATGCCGCGTCGCAGCGATCACTTCGCCCAGATTGTGCGGGGCCATATTCGTCGCCATCCCGACGGCGATGCCGGAGGTGCCGTTGACAAGCAGGTTCGGGAACGCCGAGGGAAGGCGTTCGGGCTGGGTGAGAGTGTTGTCGTAATTGGGGATGAAATCGACGACGTCCTCATCGAGGCCGGCCACCATGGCCATCGCCGCCTTGGTCAGCCGAGCCTCCGTATACCGCGGGGCGGCCGGCCCGTCGTCCAGCGATCCGAAGTTGCCGTGCCCGTCGACGAGCGGCTGGCGCATAGTGAAATCTTGGCTGAGCCGGACGAGCGCGTCATAGATGGCAGCGTCCCCGTGGGGATGTAGCTTGCCCATGACGTCGCCGATGACGCGTGAGGACTTCACGTGACCGCGGTCCGGCCGCAACCCCATTTCGGCCATTTGGTAGATGATGCGTCGTTGCACCGGTTTCATACCATCCCGAGCGTCCGGCAGCGCGCGTGAGTAGATGACCGAATACGCGTATTCGAGGTACGACGTCTCCATTTCGGAGGACACGTCGACGTCGATGATCGTTTCGTCCGCGACCTGGTCGTCTTTCATGCGGGTATTCAGTCTCCTTGCTAAAAGTCAGCCCATCGATGAGCACGGTGTCTACCGAATACGGTAGATCACCGCGCCGACGTTTCGCGTCAGCCGGCGTTGTCAGGCGAGCCGCCGGCGGGGCGCATCGTTCCGATCGGAGCCCGGCGATACCGTCACATCGGCGCCCAAGAGGTGGACGCCCGACGTCGATACGACCACGGGGTTGATGTCCAGGGACTTCACGGCCGGCAGATCGTCGGCGAGAACCGAGACCCGGGCAATGAGGTCCTCCAGCGCGCCGATGTCGACCGGCGGCAAGCCGTGCCGGCCGAACAGCCGCGGGCTGGCTTTGACGTTGCGGACAAGCTCGGCGACGTCCACATCGGTCAGCGGCGCGACCCGATAGGCCACATCGCCGAGTAGTTCGGTGGCATCCCCGGCCAGTCCGAACGACACGAGCGGGCCGAACAACGGATCCTCGCCGGTGCGCACCACGCATGCCACGCCGGTCGGGGCCATGGCCTGCACCTCGACGGACGCCGTGTGGCCGGTGTCCCCGGCGATGTCGGCGATCGCCCGCTGCAGGTGTGCGAAATCCGACCGCAGCTCGGTGGCATCGTCGACGTTCAGGACGACGCCGCCCAAGTCGAGCCGGTGCCGAAGCCTGCTTTCGACGGCCTTCAACGCGACGGGCCACCCCAGATGGTCGGCGGCCCGGACCGCGTCGTCGACGGTGTCGACCACACTCGACCCGAGGATGTCGATGCCGTAGCATCCGAGCAGCTCGGCGACCCGAGCGGAATCGAGGACGACGTCGCCGTCCGCGGTATCGAGCCATTCGGCGACGAGTCGGGCAGCCCGCCGGGAATCGATGCCGGACGGCACGACGAGCGAACCGTGATCGGCCCGGCGCCAGTCGGAGTAGTTCGTCACGGCGGCCAATGCCCACACGGCGTCTTCCGGGCTCGGATAACCCGGCACTGCAAGAGTCCGCTCAGTGCCGTCGGTCTCGATGGTGGCCGACAAAGCTTCCGTCACACCGTGCACGCCCAAAAAGCAGGCAACCGTCGTCTTTCCGCTCGTGGCCGCCGTCCGCGCCAGTGCGGCCGCGACTTCGGTTTCCGAGGCTCCGATGGACGGCGTGAATGTGACGACCACCGAATCGATGTCGCCCCGCCCGAACACCTCGGCCAACGCGCCGCTGAACTCATCCGCCGACGCTTCCGGGTGCAAGGAGACGGCATCGGCGCTCATATCCAGCCCGCGCGCCGAGCCGGCTTGGACGACGAGAGTGGCAAGAGCCGCGGAATTGCCGACGACTCCGACCCGATTTCCGGCCGGTAGCGGCTGCGCCGTGAGCACCCCTGCCACATCGAACAGCCGGTGGATCGTGCCGGCGCGGATGACGCCTGCCTGGTGGAGCATTTGATCAAGTGCTTCGCGCGGCGATCGCGACGTGCGCACCGAGTGCCCGGGCGGGAGCTCGGAACCGGTGATGTCCGATTTGACGACGACGACGGGCTTGGTCGACGCCAGCCGGCGCGCGATACGGGAGAACTTGCGCGGATTGCCGATCGATTCCAAATACAGCCCCACGGCCCGGGTTCCCGGGTCCTCCTCCCAGTACTGCATCATGTCGTTGCCGGACAGATCGGCGCGGTTTCCTGCCGACACGAAGCTCGACACGCCGAGGCCCCGCCGAGCCGCGGACGCCAGGACGGCGATCCCCAGAGCACCGGACTGACTGAACAGTCCGAAATCCCCGGTCGGCGGCAAGAACGGCGCCAACGACGCATTCAATCGGACGTCGGGATCGGCGTTGAGCAGTCCGAACGAATTGGGTCCGACCACGCGCATGCCGTTGGCACGCGCCGTCCGAACGAGCTCACGCTGCCGGGCCAGCCCCTCGCTGCCGGTCTCGGCGAATCCACTGGACACGACGACAACGCCCTTGACGGACGCCTCGGCGCACTGCCGGACGACGTCGATCACCGAGTCGGCCGGAACTGCGATAACGGCGATATCTGCCGGCCCGGGCAGATCCGCAGTGCTCCGGTAGGCCGGCACGCCGAGCACCGTGTCGGCTTCGGGGTGCACGACCCACAGGTCGCCGTCGAAATCCGCATCGACGAGATTCTTCAAAATCAGATTGCCCGTCGATTTCGGGTTCCGGCTGGCGCCGATGACCACGACGGACCGCGGATGCAACAGCCCGCGTACGCTGAGCGATTCGGCACGATGTTCACGCGCAGCCATCACGGCACGGGACTTCTCGGTTGGGTCCAGATCGAACCGGACGTCGACCACGCCGTCGTCGAACCGCCTGGCCACCTCGTATCCGGCCTGCACGAACACACCCAGCATCGCCGAATTCTGCGGCAGTACTTCGGCCGAGAACTCACGCATTCCGCGCTCGCGGGCCGCGGCGGCCAGGTGCTCGAGCAACACCGAGCCGAGACCGCGGCCCTGATGTGCGTCGGAAACGTTGAACGCGACTTCCGCCGTATCCTCGCCGGTGCGGTCGTAACGGCCGATTCCGATGATCCGACCGCCAACGGTGACGACGAACGCCACACGGTCGCGGTAATCGACGTTCGTGAAGTGTTCGAGTTCGCGCTGCGGAATTTTTCGCAGCGGCGCAAAGAAGCGCAAGTACACTGACTCTTCCGACTGCGCTTCGTGAAATGCCTGCACCGCATCGGCGTCCTCGGGCCGGATCGGACGCAAGTGCGCGGCGCCGCCGTCACGCAGCACGACGTCGGCTTCCCAGGATGCGGGGTAGCCGGTCTGACTCATGGTGTTCACTTTACTTGGGCCCGGGAGGAGCGGCGGCCGGTGGCGCGAGAGAGCCGAAACACTAAGCTGGTAGACATGTCAGTCAATCCCGCCGCGCAGGCGGAAGCCGTGCCGTCCGATGTTCTCGCCGATCTGCAAAGCGCCGGATATTATCCAGACCTGGCCGCCAGAGTGCTGTCGGACGCGCTCTTCGGCGAACCGGTGAAATCGCACCTCGTCCACGTTGAGACGCATTTCGACCTCGACGAAGTGCACCGTCACATCACCATTCTGCTCGTCACGCCGACCCGCTTGGTGCTTGGGCACATCGACGACGATTCCGGCGCCTCGGAGACCGGCCCGGCAGTCGCCCAGGCCACCACGGAAGACATCGATCTCGAACACGTGCGCACCGTCATGATCGGCTACGTCTTCGACAGCCCGGAGCGGTACCGACCCGGCCAAGCACCCCGCGACGTCACTGTGACCATCGCTTGGGGTGCGGTGTCGCGGATCGAGATGCGACCGGACGGCTGCTCGGACCCGAACTGCGACGCCGACCACGGATATGTCGGCGTGTCCGGCAGCGAGGATCTGGCCTTGCGGGTGACAGCGGATGCCGAAGGTCAAGATGCCGTCGACCGCACTCTTGCGTTCGGGCTCACCTTGCGCGCTGCCGCTCAGCGCGCCCGGCGGGCCTGACGGGGCATGGACGGACTCCGATTCGCCCCGCCCCGCTACGACGAGGGCGGCCTGGCCGACGTTCTTCCCGGCGTGGCTCGTGCTCTTGGCGTCGACCCGGCGTTGCCGCGTCGTCCGTACCCGTTGGACTTCGGCGAAGCCCGGTCGGCCGTCGTTGTCCTGATCGATGGACTTGGCGGACGCATGTTGTCCGGACACGCCGCGCATACCCCCTATTTGCGCGGATTGCTTCGTACCGGACGTCGGCTGCAGGCCGGTTTTCCGTCGACAACTGCGAATTCGCTGTCGACGCTCGGCACCGGGCTGCTTCCCGGTGCGCACGGCGTCGTCGGATACCGCGTGCTCGACCCCGATCTCGATGTCATCTTGAACCAGCTGACCTGGAACAAGCCGACCGATCCAAAGACATGGGTACCGGCGCCGACGCTGCTCGAGGTACTCAGCGAGACCCAACTCGACGTTGTCAGCTTCGGCGAGGCAAAGTTCGCTGCGCGCGGTTTGAATCAAGCATCGCTGCGCGGGGGCCGTTTCGTTCCGTCGAAGACCCTGCGTGAACGCGTCGACCACGCGGCAGGCGAACTACGGCGTCCCGGATCTCATCTTGCGTATTTGTACTGGGGTGATCTGGACAAGATAGGCCATCAGCACGGCGTGGATTCGTGGGCCTGGCTTGAAGAATTGGAGCGCATCGATTCGGAGTTGAAACGACTTGCGGCGTCCGTGCCACCCGACACGTTGCTCGTGATTACGGCCGATCACGGAATGGTGGATGTGCCCCATGCGGACCGTCTCGATTTGGCCGACCGGCCGGAGCTTCGTGCCGGACTGCGCCATGTGGGCGGCGAACCGCGCGCCGTGCACCTGTATGCCGAATCAGGAGCGACGCCGGACGTGGCAGCGGCCTGGCGCGAGACCGTCGGAGACAAGGCGGAAGTCATCACTCGTGACGAAGCCATCGCCGAGGGGCTGTTCGGTCCTGTCGCCCCGAGGAACCTGGAACGGATTGGGAATGTTCTGGTGATTTCGGCGCCGGGTTTCTCCGTCGTCGATTCCGCGAACGAATCTCCGGCGGCGCTGGCGTTGATCGGTCATCATGGCGGCTTGACCCTTGACGAGCTCGAGATCCCACTGCTTTGGACGGTGTCGTAGGTGGCGCGGCTCGTCTTCTTCTCCGGCACCATGGACTGCGGTAAATCGACGCTGGCCCTGCAAATGGCGCACAACCGCGCATCGGCCGGGCAACGTGGATTGCTGTTTACTCGCGACGACCGTGCCGGCGACTCGGTGCTGTCCTCGCGTCTCGGGTTGCAAAGCGAAGCTCTCGAGGTGACTGACGACACGGACTTCTGGGACATTGTCGCGTCCACGCGCACGCACGGCGGCACCGTCGATTTCGTCATCGCCGACGAAGCGCAATTCTTCACACCCCGGCAGATCGAACAATTGGCAAATGTCGTGGACGAGATGAACGTGGACGTGTTCGCATTCGGCATCACGTCGGACTTCCGTACGCGGCTCTTTCCCGGCTCGGCCAGGCTCATCGAACTTGCCGATCGGGTCGAGGTCTTGCAGGTCGAGGCGTTGTGCTGGTGCGGGGCGCGCGCCACTCACAACGCGCGGACTGTCCGGGGCGTCATGGTCACGGAAGGCGAGCAGGTTGTGGTCGGAAACGTCGACGACGCGGCGCCGACCGTGGCCTCGGCCGACGACGCGGACGTCGGCTACGAGACCTTGTGCCGGCGTCACCATATGCGCCGGATGACGCGGGTATCGGCCCAGATGCTTGCCGCCTCCGACCAGCCGTTGCCATTCGACCCTCCGGTGTGCCGGGCCATACAACGCTAGCCTGCTGATTGGGCGCGACTTCGCATCCGGTTCAGGCGTTTGGCGTGGTGGCGGCGGGCGTGGTCTTGTTTGGCGATGGTTTTGTCGGCTTGGGTTGCGACGAAGTCGAGGTAGGCGAGTTCTTCGGCGGTGGCGTCGGGGTCGGTGTCTTCGTAGGTGTCGTATTGGTGTCCGGTGGGCAGGGTCCAGCGGATGATTCGTGGTCCGCCGGGGGTGTCCGGCGGGAGGGGTATCGAGTGGAATCGGCGTGTTGTTTTGGCTTGGTGATGTGATTTGCAGACCGGTTGAAGGTTGTCCGGGTCCGAGTCGCCTTCGGGCCAGGGTTTCAGATGGTCGAGTTCGCATTGTTCGGCGGGTTTGCTGCAGGCCGGGAGGGTGCAGGTGGTGTTGCGGGCGCGGATGTATTGTTGCGCGCCGGTCGTGAGTCGGTAGTGGCCGCGTTCGGCGTCGATGGGCCTGCTGGTGATCGGGTCGGTGAGGATGCGTTCGATCCATCCGGCTCCGGCGGCCAGGCGGCGGGCCATGGCCGCGGGGATGGGCCCGTACCCGTTCATGTGCCCGGGTAGCGTGCCGCCGAGGAGCGTGGTGACCGGGATGGTCACGCCGATCCGCCACCGCGACCCGTCCGCGGCCGAGTTATCGTCGCTCGTGCTCTCGTCGGCGAGGAGGTCGAAGCGTTTTTGCGGGCTCGTGCGCGTGTCGGCGCCGTCGGTGGCGTGCGCGGCCTTGTCGAGGCGCCGGTAGAGCACGGCGAGACGGTCGGCCGGCCCGTATGCCATCAACCAGGCCGCGCCGGCAGCGTCGGGCATGAACTCCACGCGCCGGTCGGTGATCACGCGCGCGTGGTCGTCTTCGGTGGTTTGGGGCTGGTGGGCCATGATCCACCGTTTGAGCCGCCTGGAAAACGCGTCATAGGAAATGCCCTCGTCCCAGCCGTCGATCGTGTCGTCCAGCTGCCGGGCCAGGGCCGCGGGAAGGTGCCCGGCCTGGTCGAGGATCTTCCGGTACCGGCGCGCCGAGATCCGCCCGGCCTTGAACGCTGCCAGCGTGCGCGGCAGACACATCACGGCCAATTCCGACTCGATGAGCCGAGACGCTCCGGTCCGCCCGGCAATATCGAGCTCACACCCGACCTCGTCCCCGGCCCACCGGACCAGACTCTCGGCAAAAATGTCACGAGCAGTGAATCCCGCACAGTCGGCCGGGCCGACAGCGTTCGCCGCAGCGATCGGATCAGCCGCGCCGGCGTTCGCCGCGCCGGCGTTCGTCGTTTCGGGGCTGCTCGCAGCGGGTTTGTCATCGTCCATGCCGGGGACGCCCGACGCCTCAGTGAACGCGCCGTCCGCGTCAAACGCCTTATCCGGATCCGTACGATACGAGCCGAACGCGGCAAGAAACTCCGTCTGCCGCGCCTGGACGAACGCCGCCAACTGTGCACACCGACCCGCCAACTCCAAACACGCACCCGCATCCAAGCCTGCCGCGTCCGCCCCGACGATCGACTCCAACACATCCGTCACCGACAACGGCGCAACCTCACTCGCGGGGTCGGAAGCCCTACCCGCGAGATCGGGAACGTCGTCCGTGCTCTTCATACCGCTAACGTTACGACCCACCACCGACAACCACCCCCGAAAAAAGCGGCCCGAACGGTATCTTAGATCACAAAACAGTAACAGTAATGAGCAATTCACGGATGACCGCGCAAACGCTCCGCTGAAGCCGGAAACGTGTAGAAGTGCGTTCTCGATCGCAGTGAATCGGTACCTAAGCTGCATAGTCGCCGTCCCGGTGCAGCAGGGCGGACGGCTTAAACAGGACGCAAGGTCTTTAGCAGAGAAGCGATCGGCAGGTGACGTGCGTGTTCGCCGTTTACGGTTCGGTCACTGGGGCGCAATTTGCCGAGGGGCCCTGATGGGCGGCGCTCGATGATTGTTCCGGATTATTTCAGGGTAGTTCCGGATACCGCCCAAGGGCTGGCGGCGACGAGAATGAGCAGATGAGCTCTTCTGTCGAGGTTCAGGGTAAGCGGAATACCATACCGACCAGTCTTGTGGCCGCTGGCGTATTCGGGACTATTCATGCGGTTTTCAGCTTGCTTTGGGCCGCGGGTGGAACATGGCTGCTCTGGTCGGTTGGCAGTAGCTTGCAGGAGAGCTTCCGCGGCCGCGAATGGTTGCTGTTCTTTGTCGGTGGGCTGAAGTTCGTCGCTGCCCTTGGCCCGGTCATGCTCGCATACTTCGGCTGGCCGGCCCGCAAATTCACTCGCGTGGTGTGCTGGATCGGCGCTCTGGTTTTGATTGTCTGGGGTGGCCTGAACACCATCACCGGGAACCTTGTTCTTGCGGGCGTCATTAGTCCTGAACACGGTTACGATCGTGCCGGCATGATCGGTCACGCGTATTTATGGGATCCGTTGTTCCTCGTCTGGGGAATTACATTGGTCGTAGGCCTCTTCGCCAAGGGAAATCCGCGAGGGGGCCACACCTCAAGGTGATCGTCGCCCCGGGTGAGGATACGCAACTGGTGATTCCGCGATCATGATGGTGACGGCGTAGCGGACCGCGCGGACGTCGCCGGTTCACGGTTGGGCGTAAGGCCACGGTCACCTGGCCGATGGGTTGTGGAGTGATTGGCGCTCATCAGAGCGCAGGTGCTTCCCAGCCGGTTGGGAGCGTTCGATGTGAGCGCAGTGGTGACACGAGCATGTTCCCGGCCCCTCCGACGATGCAGGCGACGGATAGAAACAGGGCGATATCGTTGCCGAGCCAGGTGGCGGTGGCGCCGCCGAGCAGAGACCCCAATGGAATTGATCCGAGTGTGACGAAGCGTCGTGCACTCGTGACGCGCCCGAGCATCGCGTTCGGAGTCACTCGCGCGACGATCCCGCTGCTGCTGATGCCGTAGGTGACGATGGCAAACGAGAGCAGGAATTCCACGGTGCTCACGAGAGCGAAGTCCGGGAGCGGGACAAAGGGCGTCAGCGGGGCCAGCACGAAAATGATGGGCAGGCAGCAGATGGCTACGAGGATCGTGCGGATCTCGCCCAGTAGCTTCATGATTGGAAGTCCGGCAATCGATCCGGCGATGCCGCCGACAGCGCCGATCGACAGTGCCAGGCCCATCTGACTTGCCGTGAGGCCGAGATCGCGCAAGATGAAAAGCGGGTAGATCGCTCCGATTAGTCCGGCACCGAGATTGACGGTGCCGGCGTTGATCATGAACGTGCGCAAGACAACGCTCTTGCCGACATAACGAAGGCCGGCGGTCATGGACGGCCAAAACTTCTCCCGGTCTCGCGTAATTGTCGGCTTCTCGCTGACATTAATCGTGGAGGCCATAACGGCCGTCAAGAGACTCGCGGCAGTTGACACCACGTACAGCAGCGGCGCCGACACGATCTTCAGCAGTGCGCCGGCGGCACCGGGGCCGACGATGCGCGCGGTGTTGTCGGACACGCTCAATCTTGCGTTTGCCTCCGACACTCGGTCACGTCCGACCAGCGGCGGTAGCACAGCTGTGTGCGCGACGTCGAAGAACAATTCGGAAATGCTGAGCAGTGGAGCAATGATGATCAACTGGACGACGGTTAGGCTGTCGGATGCGTATGCCACCGGTACGGAGGCAACTACAAGAGTCTGTAACAGTGCGGCGCTCACGAGGACCCATTTGCGCGGCCACCGGTCGATCCACACGCCGGCGGGGATGCCCAAGATGAGGTTTGCGCTGCGCGCCAGCGCCGCGATGAGAGCGACCTCGAACGCCGACGCGTGCAGGAACACCACCGCAGTGATGCTGAGCGCGAAGGAGGTGACTTGATTGCCCATGTCGCCGGAAAAATTCGCAAGCCACAACTGCCGAAAACTCCGGTTCTTCAACACCGGAAGTGACTCGTTCCCTGTCGCGTCCTGCTCGTTTGAGGAGTCGGACGGGGGCATCTCCCCTTTATACAGCAGTGGCAATATCCTGCGTGCTTTAAATAGCGCAACCTGACTACGCATTCACATAACGTCGCCAGCATCCCCGCAAGTGGATCCTATGCCGGTCACTCTTCGGTGCCGCGGTCGGATTGATCGCCCTGATCTCGTGCGGTCTGATGGTGTGTTTCCCAGGCTGTCCGGACGTATTCGGCCCAAGCGTATGCGGCCCGCCGTGCGATCGCCGAATCCTCGTTGAGCTATACGTCCAGCATGATCAATGAGCCTCGCGAGGGCGGCGGCTTGAGCTGATGGAAAACCGGCCGGTCGACCATCCGCCGGTGTAGCCGCAACCGACTTGAACCGGTGGACTACTTTGTGCACGCTTACCCGCAAATGATCATTTGTGCAATCTATCTGGGCAACTCCTACGCAAGCTCGAAGGCATCTCTACAAAAATGGTCTTCAATCCAGGCTTTCGACCGGCTCCTCGCTCGACGCGATCCGGCGTGCCGGCATTCGATAGAGCAAGAACTTGTACATGAGGTATCGGAACGCCGTGCCGAGAATCAAGCCGATCACGTTACCGGAGATGTTGTCGTCAAGCTTGGAGGTGAACCCGAGCACGTAATGCGAGACGTAAAGACACACTGCCGCAATGAGCAGACCGCCGGCGTTAATGGTGGCAAACCACACGAATTCTCGCGCCGGCGGCCTGGTGGTCTTGTGTTTGAAGGTCCAATGGCGGCTACCGATCCAGGAAAAGACGGTCGCCACGAATACCGACACGACCTTGGCGCCGATCGGGTGCGCTTCCATGACAGTGAAGCGCAGTGCGTTGTAGACGCCGATGTCAACGAGGAAAGCGATGCTTCCGACAGTGCCGAACTTGGCGAGCTCGGTAACTAAATCACCGATGCCGCCAAACC
It encodes the following:
- a CDS encoding DNA gyrase/topoisomerase IV subunit A; the protein is MKDDQVADETIIDVDVSSEMETSYLEYAYSVIYSRALPDARDGMKPVQRRIIYQMAEMGLRPDRGHVKSSRVIGDVMGKLHPHGDAAIYDALVRLSQDFTMRQPLVDGHGNFGSLDDGPAAPRYTEARLTKAAMAMVAGLDEDVVDFIPNYDNTLTQPERLPSAFPNLLVNGTSGIAVGMATNMAPHNLGEVIAATRHLIAHPDATLDELMKFVPGPDLPSGGRIIGLEGIRQAYATGRGSFKTRATCTVENVTARKKGIVVTELPYMVGPEKVSDKVKDAYKAGKLTGVTNIDDFSDRHHGLRLVIELKNGFNPDAVLETLYRVTPMEDSFGINNVTLVDGQPQTLGLKELLEVYIEHRLAVVSRRSKFRLAKNEARLHLVEGLLIAIVDIDEVIQLIRSSDDSNQAKTRLMTVFDLSDAQATYILDLQLRRLTKFSTIDLEAERDELRSEIERLKEILGDDSLLRQVVSTELGEVAEEFATPRRTILLEASAAPPTVAAGQGGKSAAPLEIPDDPCWVLLSTSGLIARSTDLTPLPAEGKRTKHDALVSQIAATARGDVGAVTSAGRLIKLPVLDMPTLPPAAQRVNVSGGAPIREFLSLEKNEKLIGLVPLGESGPGFALGTANGVVKRVAAEAAPNKDSWDVISLKPNDSVVGAAQLSSDDDELVFISSDAQLLRFAASKVRPQGRGAGGVAGMKLSPKATVIFFGAVTDVDAALVATVSSGEGLPGTAPMSAKVTPLADYPAKGRATGGVRAHRFLKTESALDLAWAGPGPSAASSSGVARVLPVEFGRRDGSGVPLERRLDAIGGVPTNAGGTAPGTAPDAADNPGGPDDSGLPAHESKSGRRATDDEKESIARAKPDSDGVVITDADPLF
- a CDS encoding GNAT family N-acetyltransferase; its protein translation is MSQTGYPASWEADVVLRDGGAAHLRPIRPEDADAVQAFHEAQSEESVYLRFFAPLRKIPQRELEHFTNVDYRDRVAFVVTVGGRIIGIGRYDRTGEDTAEVAFNVSDAHQGRGLGSVLLEHLAAAARERGMREFSAEVLPQNSAMLGVFVQAGYEVARRFDDGVVDVRFDLDPTEKSRAVMAAREHRAESLSVRGLLHPRSVVVIGASRNPKSTGNLILKNLVDADFDGDLWVVHPEADTVLGVPAYRSTADLPGPADIAVIAVPADSVIDVVRQCAEASVKGVVVVSSGFAETGSEGLARQRELVRTARANGMRVVGPNSFGLLNADPDVRLNASLAPFLPPTGDFGLFSQSGALGIAVLASAARRGLGVSSFVSAGNRADLSGNDMMQYWEEDPGTRAVGLYLESIGNPRKFSRIARRLASTKPVVVVKSDITGSELPPGHSVRTSRSPREALDQMLHQAGVIRAGTIHRLFDVAGVLTAQPLPAGNRVGVVGNSAALATLVVQAGSARGLDMSADAVSLHPEASADEFSGALAEVFGRGDIDSVVVTFTPSIGASETEVAAALARTAATSGKTTVACFLGVHGVTEALSATIETDGTERTLAVPGYPSPEDAVWALAAVTNYSDWRRADHGSLVVPSGIDSRRAARLVAEWLDTADGDVVLDSARVAELLGCYGIDILGSSVVDTVDDAVRAADHLGWPVALKAVESRLRHRLDLGGVVLNVDDATELRSDFAHLQRAIADIAGDTGHTASVEVQAMAPTGVACVVRTGEDPLFGPLVSFGLAGDATELLGDVAYRVAPLTDVDVAELVRNVKASPRLFGRHGLPPVDIGALEDLIARVSVLADDLPAVKSLDINPVVVSTSGVHLLGADVTVSPGSDRNDAPRRRLA
- a CDS encoding DUF5998 family protein encodes the protein MSVNPAAQAEAVPSDVLADLQSAGYYPDLAARVLSDALFGEPVKSHLVHVETHFDLDEVHRHITILLVTPTRLVLGHIDDDSGASETGPAVAQATTEDIDLEHVRTVMIGYVFDSPERYRPGQAPRDVTVTIAWGAVSRIEMRPDGCSDPNCDADHGYVGVSGSEDLALRVTADAEGQDAVDRTLAFGLTLRAAAQRARRA
- a CDS encoding alkaline phosphatase family protein, which codes for MDGLRFAPPRYDEGGLADVLPGVARALGVDPALPRRPYPLDFGEARSAVVVLIDGLGGRMLSGHAAHTPYLRGLLRTGRRLQAGFPSTTANSLSTLGTGLLPGAHGVVGYRVLDPDLDVILNQLTWNKPTDPKTWVPAPTLLEVLSETQLDVVSFGEAKFAARGLNQASLRGGRFVPSKTLRERVDHAAGELRRPGSHLAYLYWGDLDKIGHQHGVDSWAWLEELERIDSELKRLAASVPPDTLLVITADHGMVDVPHADRLDLADRPELRAGLRHVGGEPRAVHLYAESGATPDVAAAWRETVGDKAEVITRDEAIAEGLFGPVAPRNLERIGNVLVISAPGFSVVDSANESPAALALIGHHGGLTLDELEIPLLWTVS
- a CDS encoding thymidine kinase → MARLVFFSGTMDCGKSTLALQMAHNRASAGQRGLLFTRDDRAGDSVLSSRLGLQSEALEVTDDTDFWDIVASTRTHGGTVDFVIADEAQFFTPRQIEQLANVVDEMNVDVFAFGITSDFRTRLFPGSARLIELADRVEVLQVEALCWCGARATHNARTVRGVMVTEGEQVVVGNVDDAAPTVASADDADVGYETLCRRHHMRRMTRVSAQMLAASDQPLPFDPPVCRAIQR
- a CDS encoding HNH endonuclease signature motif containing protein; its protein translation is MKSTDDVPDLAGRASDPASEVAPLSVTDVLESIVGADAAGLDAGACLELAGRCAQLAAFVQARQTEFLAAFGSYRTDPDKAFDADGAFTEASGVPGMDDDKPAASSPETTNAGAANAGAADPIAAANAVGPADCAGFTARDIFAESLVRWAGDEVGCELDIAGRTGASRLIESELAVMCLPRTLAAFKAGRISARRYRKILDQAGHLPAALARQLDDTIDGWDEGISYDAFSRRLKRWIMAHQPQTTEDDHARVITDRRVEFMPDAAGAAWLMAYGPADRLAVLYRRLDKAAHATDGADTRTSPQKRFDLLADESTSDDNSAADGSRWRIGVTIPVTTLLGGTLPGHMNGYGPIPAAMARRLAAGAGWIERILTDPITSRPIDAERGHYRLTTGAQQYIRARNTTCTLPACSKPAEQCELDHLKPWPEGDSDPDNLQPVCKSHHQAKTTRRFHSIPLPPDTPGGPRIIRWTLPTGHQYDTYEDTDPDATAEELAYLDFVATQADKTIAKQDHARRHHAKRLNRMRSRAQSAG
- a CDS encoding DUF3995 domain-containing protein, with product MSSSVEVQGKRNTIPTSLVAAGVFGTIHAVFSLLWAAGGTWLLWSVGSSLQESFRGREWLLFFVGGLKFVAALGPVMLAYFGWPARKFTRVVCWIGALVLIVWGGLNTITGNLVLAGVISPEHGYDRAGMIGHAYLWDPLFLVWGITLVVGLFAKGNPRGGHTSR